A single region of the Streptomyces vilmorinianum genome encodes:
- a CDS encoding sulfotransferase family protein, whose amino-acid sequence MSSSPLALALANLLVRPAFGSRRDPGRVFDSIAAAVGEAPGDRQFVDDFRSLLGWWAKADRLTPVGWQAAQTHVRRHLTNRARVRRLVAEHPEIEREPIEKPVFVVGLPRTATTVTHSVLSISDEHRCPLLWELLTPDLDLPPRQRRKAIAAGRRLVRGADLFAPRFRDIHAMASEGPEECTFALPHALMPFSQARIPEYREWHCERDFVPDYRYLKQVYQVLQYGRPRRRWMLKSPMHLENLDALRTVFPDATIVWCHRDPVTVVASFCSLVEHGMAVSTRPLDLEGIGATWLGLLSRAMTRGLAARADIPPEQLVDAPYSWLGSAPATGAPKLYAAVGAPWAEADAARLPAAVARPKGARKHTYDLSRYGLSRSDVESAFADYNTLRAEVDRA is encoded by the coding sequence GTGTCCTCGTCTCCGCTCGCCCTCGCCCTCGCCAATCTCCTGGTGCGGCCGGCCTTCGGCTCCCGACGCGATCCCGGCCGGGTCTTCGACAGCATCGCCGCGGCCGTCGGGGAGGCGCCCGGTGACCGCCAGTTCGTCGACGACTTCCGGTCGCTGCTGGGCTGGTGGGCGAAGGCCGACCGGCTCACCCCGGTCGGCTGGCAGGCGGCGCAGACGCATGTGCGCCGGCATCTCACCAACCGGGCCCGCGTCCGGCGGCTGGTCGCCGAGCATCCGGAGATCGAGCGGGAGCCGATCGAGAAGCCGGTGTTCGTCGTGGGACTGCCGCGCACGGCCACCACGGTCACACACTCCGTGCTGTCGATCTCGGACGAGCACCGCTGTCCCCTGCTCTGGGAACTGCTCACGCCCGACCTGGACCTGCCGCCCCGGCAACGGCGGAAGGCGATCGCCGCCGGGCGTCGGCTGGTCCGGGGCGCCGACCTCTTCGCGCCACGCTTCCGCGACATCCACGCGATGGCCTCCGAGGGTCCCGAGGAATGCACGTTCGCCCTCCCGCACGCCCTGATGCCGTTCTCCCAGGCCCGTATCCCCGAGTACCGGGAATGGCACTGCGAGCGGGACTTCGTCCCCGACTACCGGTATCTCAAGCAGGTCTACCAGGTACTGCAGTACGGCCGCCCACGGCGGCGCTGGATGCTGAAGTCCCCCATGCACCTGGAGAATCTGGACGCACTGCGCACGGTGTTCCCTGACGCCACGATCGTGTGGTGCCACCGCGATCCGGTCACCGTCGTGGCGTCCTTCTGCTCTCTGGTCGAGCACGGCATGGCCGTCAGCACCCGCCCGCTCGACCTGGAGGGCATCGGCGCCACCTGGCTCGGCCTGCTGAGCCGCGCCATGACACGCGGCCTCGCGGCCCGGGCCGACATCCCGCCGGAGCAGTTGGTGGACGCCCCGTACTCCTGGCTCGGGTCCGCCCCCGCCACCGGTGCCCCCAAGCTCTACGCGGCCGTCGGCGCCCCTTGGGCGGAGGCGGACGCGGCCCGGCTCCCCGCGGCCGTCGCCCGCCCCAAGGGCGCCCGCAAGCACACCTACGACCTGAGCCGCTACGGCCTGAGCCGCTCCGATGTCGAGTCCGCGTTCGCGGACTACAACACACTGCGGGCCGAGGTCGACCGCGCCTGA
- a CDS encoding glycoside hydrolase family 12 protein translates to MVKGTMRKITMAVLAPAMALGATVGLASAPASAAVWNSCAPWGSTSLDGYKLYNNIWGSGAGSQCVWANSGTDWGVWADHPNTGGIKSYPNATKTINETIDSLGWLTSNYNVSVPSSGAYNTSYDIWDTDHQYEIMLWVNYNGAVGPIGSYQGNVTLGGHNWNVYKGTNGSNQVFSFLRTSDSHSGTLDVKPILNWIAYTKGWMPGNETIGDVQFGYEITSSSGGLDFHTNNLTINGG, encoded by the coding sequence ATGGTCAAAGGCACGATGCGCAAGATCACCATGGCGGTGCTGGCGCCGGCGATGGCTCTCGGTGCCACCGTCGGCCTGGCCTCCGCCCCCGCTTCGGCAGCAGTCTGGAACTCCTGCGCCCCATGGGGCAGCACCAGCCTGGACGGCTACAAGCTCTACAACAACATCTGGGGGTCCGGCGCCGGCAGCCAGTGTGTCTGGGCCAACTCCGGGACCGACTGGGGTGTCTGGGCCGACCACCCCAACACCGGCGGCATCAAGTCCTACCCCAACGCAACGAAGACGATCAACGAGACGATCGACTCGCTCGGCTGGCTCACCAGCAACTACAACGTCAGCGTCCCGTCGTCCGGCGCGTACAACACGTCGTACGACATCTGGGACACCGACCACCAGTACGAGATCATGCTCTGGGTCAACTACAACGGAGCAGTAGGACCGATCGGCAGCTATCAGGGCAACGTCACCCTCGGCGGCCACAACTGGAACGTCTACAAGGGCACCAACGGGTCGAACCAGGTGTTCTCGTTCCTGCGGACGTCCGACTCCCACTCCGGCACCCTGGACGTCAAGCCGATCCTCAACTGGATCGCCTACACCAAGGGCTGGATGCCCGGCAACGAGACCATCGGCGATGTCCAGTTCGGCTATGAGATCACCTCGTCGTCCGGCGGACTCGACTTCCACACCAACAACCTGACCATCAACGGCGGCTGA